A stretch of the Gracilinanus agilis isolate LMUSP501 chromosome 4, AgileGrace, whole genome shotgun sequence genome encodes the following:
- the LOC123245264 gene encoding taste receptor type 2 member 7-like translates to MPSGGDNALLVLVVGQFLMGILGNGFMVLVNGIDWIKSKKLATGDIILVSLAISRIGMLSTLTCASFQLVFSPDELLSDKMNVSEGFWTLTYLTSIWFATCLSVFYFLKIANFSHSLFLWLKWRINQLVVGLMVGPLLFSMFVNFPVLERAYYNALLRRNKTKAYRDFQVNGNQYIIVQVITNTSSLLPFFLSLVSFFLIVLSLWRHMHQMKHSGTGSRDPSMEAHVRAIKAILSFLIFVVLFYLGSFITLWQFSIPGKDLNIRYGIQLMCLCPSGHSLILILYNIKLKQAALKVWWQVRDCRKRSK, encoded by the coding sequence ATGCCAAGTGGTGGGGATAATGCTTTGTTGGTTCTGGTAGTTGGACAGTTCTTAATGGGGATTCTGGGGAATGGATTCATGGTGCTGGTGAATGGCATTGATTGGATCAAGAGCAAGAAATTGGCAACAGGGGATATCATCTTGGTAAGCTTGGCCATCTCTAGAATTGGTATGTTAAGCACATTAACATGTGCTAGCTTTCAATTAGTGTTTAGTCCAGATGAATTACTAAGCGATAAAATGAATGTCAGTGAAGGTTTCTGGACACTGACCTACCTTACAAGTATTTGGTTTGCCACTTGCCTTAGTGTCTTCTACTTCCTGAAGATTGCCAACTTTTCCCACTCCCTCTTTCTCTGGCTGAAGTGGAGAATAAATCAGCTTGTTGTTGGGTTAATGGTGGGACCTTTGCTCTTTAGCATGTTCGTCAATTTTCCAGTGTTGGAGAGAGCTTATTACAATGCACTTCTTAGAAGAAACAAGACAAAAGCATACCGAGACTTCCAGGTTAATGGGAATCAATATATCATCGTGCAAGTTATTACCAATACCTCaagtctccttcccttttttctgtctctggtGTCATTCTTCCTCATTGTCCTCTCTCTCTGGAGACATATGCATCAGATGAAGCACAGTGGCACAGGATCTAGGGACCCCAGCATGGAGGCCCATGTTCgagccataaaagccatcctctctttcctcatctttgttGTACTCTTCTATTTGGGCTCATTCATCACCCTATGGCAATTCTCAATTCCAGGCAAAGACTTAAATATAAGGTATGGAATCCAATTGATGTGTCTCTGTCCCTCAGGTCACTCATTAATCCTGATTCTGTACAACATCAAGCTGAAACAGGCAGCTTTGAAGGTGTGGTGGCAGGTGAGAGACTGCCGGAAAAGAAGCAAATGA